From a region of the Actinopolymorpha singaporensis genome:
- the rpmH gene encoding 50S ribosomal protein L34, translated as MKRTFQPNNRRRAKTHGFRLRMRTRAGRAILSARRRKGRQRLAV; from the coding sequence GTGAAGCGCACCTTCCAGCCCAACAACCGGCGCCGGGCCAAGACGCACGGCTTCCGGCTGCGGATGCGGACCCGAGCCGGCCGCGCCATCCTCTCTGCCCGGCGGCGCAAGGGCCGCCAGCGCCTCGCCGTCTGA